The Gemmatirosa kalamazoonensis nucleotide sequence ACCGCGGCCTGGCGAACCGCCGCGTGCGGGTCGTCCAGCCGCGCGATCAACGGCTCGAACGCGCGCCGGTCGCCGATGCTCCCGAGCGCGCCCGCCGCGACGACCGCGACCTCCGGTGCGTCGTCCAGCAGCGCGACGAGCGCCGGCACCGCGGCCGCCGATCCGATCCGGCCGAGCGCCGCGGCGGCCGCCTTCCGCACCCCGTCGTCGTCCTGCGTCAGCGCGTCGAGCAGCGGGTCCACGGCGGCCGCGCCCCGCTGCACCAGCACGTCGACCACGGCGCGGCACGCGTCGGGGTGGGCGAGGAGCGCGGCGAGGGTCGTCTCCATCCCCTCGACGGAGAGCCAGCCGAGGACCGTCACCGCCGCGGCGCGCTCCGCCTCGCCCGCGGTGGGCAGCGCGCCGAGCAGCGATCGCGACGCGCCGGCCGGCGCGACCGCGCGCACGAACTCGGCGATTCCTCCGGTGCTCGCGCCGGTTGCGTCGAGACGCGCGTGCAGCGTCGCGAGCGCCACCGCGACGGCGAGCGTGGGCGACCCTGGCTGGTCGAGCAGCGCCGTGAGCGGGGCGACCGCATCCTCGCCGCCGAGCCGCGCGAGCGCGTCGACCACCGCCGGCTGCAGCAGCTCGTCGTCGAGCAGCGGCAGGAGACGCGGGGCGACCGAGGGCTCGCCGATCGCCGCCAGCGTGTCGAGCGCCGCGAACGCCACCGAGAAGTCGCGCGACTCCGCCACCTCGGCCACCGGGAGCGCCGCGGCACGCGAGCGGATGCGTCCGAGCGCCTCGATCGCGTGGAACCGCACGTTCGCGTCGACATCGGCGAGCGCGCGGATCAGCACCGGCACGGCCCGCACGTCCTGCAGGAGCCCGAGGGCCAGGATGACGTACGTCCGGAGCTCGGCGTCCGACCCGGCGGCGTCGAGCAGCTGCACCAGCGGCGGCACGACGTCGTGGTGGGCGCGGGCCAGCGCCGTGAGCGCGGCGTTGAGGACGCCCGGATCCCGGTGCCGCTCGCGCAGCGCGGACAGCAGCAGGTCGACGACGCCGTCGTCCGGCACCCGCGCGAGCCCTTCGGCCGCGGCGCGCCGGACGCGCCAGCTGCTGTCGCCGAGCGCGCCGGCGAGCGGCTCCGGCGCGGCCGCCTCGGTGTCGAGCGCGCGCACGGCGCGCAGACGCACCAGATCGTCCGGGCTCCGGAGCTCCTCGGCCAGCTCGCGCTCGCGGTCGCGGCGCGCGGTCACGTCCTCGACGGTGACGGTCACGCCCACGATCGTCTCGCCGTCGCGCAGTGGAGCGATCGTCACGTGCTGCTGCATGCGCGCGAAGCGCGCGGACGCCGTGCGCGGCGGGCAGGCGAGCAGATACTCGTGGAACGCGGGCGCGAGCACCTGCACGACGCCCGAGTCGGCGACGCGGCGGAGACGCGCGAGATGCCCGCGCGCGTCGAGGTCGGGGAACAGCTCCGCGAGCGGCCGACCGTAGGCCTCGGATTCGTCGACCCCCGTGGCCGCAGCGAGCCACGCGTCCCACGACCGCACGACGAGCGCGAGGTCGGTCGTGAAGACGCCGACCGATCCGGTGGCGACGCTCACCGGCGAGCGGTGGGAGGCCCGTCGGGCGGACCGCCCGCCCGCGCGCGGTCGGCCAGCTGCCTGACGCCGGTCTCGCCGATCGACTCGGCCGCGCGGTCGCTCAGGCGCCGGAGCTCGTGCAGCGTCTCGAGCGACGCGGCCGCGGCGTCCGACTGCTCGCGGTTCGCGCGCACGATGAGACCGATCTGCTTCGACACGTTGTGCGTCGCGCTGGCGATGTCCGCCGCGGCGCGCCCCTGCTCGGCGAGCCCCTTCGTCGTCTGCTCCGACTGCCGCCGCATGTCCTGCGCGGCCTGCGCGATCTGTCCGACGGCGGCCGCCTGCTCCGCCATCGCCGTGCTCACCCGCTCGCTCGTGCGGCGGAACCGCTCGGCCTCGCGCGACACCATCTCGCCGGCGGCGGACTGCTCGGCGAGCGCGCGCGACGTGTTCGTCGCCACGCGGCGGACGCTCTCCACCGCCTGCGACGCCTCCACCACCGCCCGCGCCTGCTCCACCATCGCGCGCCTCACCTGCGTCGCGAGCGAGGCGCTGCCCTGCGCGGCCTGCACGATCTCGGCGGACGATCGCTCCTGATCCTTCATGGCCTGCGTCACCTCGCGCGCGGCGACGCGCATCTGCCCAGTCGTGCGCACGAGGCCCTGGAGCACGCCGGCCTGCTCGGCGGTCGCGACCGAGACCTGACGCACCTGGGTGGTCGCGGTGCTCACCACCGCCACGAGGTTCTGCGTCGCGCCGAGCTGCTCCTGCGTGGCACGCTCGATCTGCGCGACGCGCGCGGAGCTCTGCTCGATGCCGCTGATGATGCGCTTCAGCCCCGCCGCTCCCTCCTCGGCGAGCCGGCCGCTCTCGTCCGCGACGCGCTGCCCTTCGGTGGTCGACGACACCGCTTCCTGGACGACCGCCTGCAGCCCGCGGATGATCGACGCGATGTCGGCGGTCGCCTTCGCCGACCGGTCGGCGAGATTGCGGATCTCCTCGGCCACCACGGCGAAGCCGCGCCCCGCCTCGCCGGCGCGCGCCGCCTCGATGGACGCGTTGAGCGAGAGCAGGTTCGTGCGCTCGGCGATCAGGTTGATCGTGTCGACGATGGAGCTGATGTCCGCCGTGCGGCGCCCGACCTCCTTCACGACCGACGCCGACTCCACCATCGCGGAGCGCACGCGCGTCATCCCCTCCATCGAGCGCTGCACCGCCGTCCCGCCCTCCTCCGCGTCGCGCGTGGCGCGGCGCGAGATCTCCGTGGCCTCGGCCGTCAGCGACGCCACGCTGCGCATCGAGCGGTCGAGCTGCGTGGCGCTCGTGGCGGCGCTCTCCGCGGCGCGCGTGATCGCCTCGGCGTTGCGGGCGACGCCCTCGACCGACCGCGCGCTCTCCTCCACCGATGTCGCGACCTGCTCGGCGAGCCCGGTCATGTGCTCGGCGCTCGCCGTCACCTGCTCGACCGACGACGCCATCGACGCCATGGAGCGCGACGTCTGCTCGGCCGCCGCCGCGAGGTCGTCGGCGTTGCCGCGCACGCCCTCGACCGAGCGCGTCGTCTCCTCCATGGACGCGGCGATCTGCGCCACCGACGACGCCAGCCCCTCGGTGTCCGTGGTGACCGACTTCACCGACGCGGCCATCTCCGTCATGCCGCCGGCCACCGCGGTCGCGATCGTCGTCATCTCGGTGGCCGTCGCGGCGACGGCGGCGATCGAGCGGCTCGTCTGCTCCACCGAGGCGCCCGTCTCGGCGACCGACGCCGCGAGGCTCGCGGCGCCCGCCGTCATCTCCTCGATCGACGCCGCGAACTCGTTCGCCGACGAGGCCAGCTCCTCGCCCGACGTCGCGATCGACTCGGCCTGCGCGGCGGTCTGGCGGAGCGATTCCGCCACCTCCGTCGCGCCGGTGACGGCGCCGTCGACGAGACGCGCCTGCGCCTCGCCCGCCTGCCAGAGGATCACCGCGGCGCGCAGCGCGTCGTTCGTGACGACGGGCGGCGCCGACGAGGGACCGCCTAACGGGCTGCCGCCGTTCGCGGCGCCGGTCGGGTGCTGGGGGTCGCGTGTCCAGAATGCCATCGGTCTCTCTCCCCTCTCACGTGGACGCCGCGTCGTCCGCGGCGGGAGCGTCTGTGGGCTCGATGTCGACGGCGAGCAGCTCGGTGACGTCGACGATGAGCATGAGGCGGTCGCCCTGCTGGGCGATGCCGCGCAGGTACCGGCCGGTGGTGCCGGCGATGCCCTCGGGCAGCGGCTTCACGAGCTCCGGATCGATGCTCGCGAACTCGCGTGCGCTGTCGACGAGCAGCCCCACCGTGCGTCCTTGCGCGTGCACGACGACGAGCCGGCTGCGGAGGTCGTGCGCCACGCGCGGGAACCCGAACCGCGCGCGCAGGCTCACCGCGGGAATGACCTGCCCGCGCACGGACACGACGCCGTCGACGTACGCCGGCGCGTTGGGCACCGGCGTCGGCGTGCCGGCCATCTCCAGCTGCAGCACGTCGTCGCTGCGCAGCGCGTAGGTGGCGCCGGCGAGCTCGAAGAGCACGTACGACTCGCTGCCGCTCGGATGGATCGTCATGCGTCGGACCTCGGGCTACGAGACGAGACGTCGCTCGCGCGGGCGATGCGCACGTCGCGCCTCCGCCTCGCGCAGCAGCGCGGCCGCGTCGAGGATCAGGCTGACGCGGCCGTCGCCGAGCTCCGTGGCGCCGGCGACGCCGGGCACCGACACGAGCGGATCGGTGACCGACTGCACGACGATCTCGCGGAGGCCGAGCAGGCGGTCGACCGTCAGGCCCATCGGCACCGCGTCGCTGCCGACGACGAGCACGTAGACGTCGGTGCCGCGCGCATCGTGCAGCCCGAACAGCCGCGACAGGCTCACGATCGGGAGCACCCCGCCGCGGTACGCGATCACGTCGTTGTTCTCGAACGGCACGATCGACGTGCGCTCCACGCGGAGGATCTCGCGCAGCGCGGGCTGCGGCACGGCCATCTGCTGGCCCCCGATCTCGACGAGCAGCGCGTCGAGGATCATCAGCGTGAGCGGGAGGTCGACGGCGAACCGGGTGCCGCGGCCCGGCGTCGACTCGAGCGTGAGCTCGCCGGAGAGCGCGCGCACCGCGGACCGCACGACGTCCATGCCCACGCCACGCCCGCTCGTCATGTCCGCCTCGTCGCGCGTCGAGAAGCCGGGCGCGCACAGCACGTCGAGCAGACGATCCGACGACAGCGTCTCCCCGGCCGCGAGCAGCCCGCGTGCGTGCGCGCGGGCGGCCACGCGCTCGACGTCGATGCCCGCGCCGTCGTCCTCGACCTCGATGCGGATGCGGTCGCCGGCCGCGGCGGCGCGGAGCGTCAGGCGCCCCTCCGGCGGCTTGCCCCGCGCGCGGCGCTCCTCCGGCGGCTCGATGCCGTGGCTCACCGCGTTGCGCACGAGGTGCAGCAACGGCTCCAGCATCCGGTCGACGACGACCTTGTCGATCTCCGTGCTCTGTCCGTGGAACTCGAGCGCGACGCGCTTGCCCGACTCGCGAATCGCGTCGCGCGCCGCGAACCGGAGCCGCTCGAACACCTCGCCGACCGGCACGAGCCGGATGCGCGTCACGCTCTCGCGCAGCCGTCGGAGCTGGCGCTCCATCACCGCGTTGGTCTCCTCGAGCGCGTCGCGCACGCTCGCGAGATCGCCGCCGGCCGCCTGCCGCAGCACGTCGTCGAGCCGCGAGCGGCTGACCACCAGCTCGCCGACGAGCCGCATGACGCCGTCCAGCCGCGCGAGGTCGACGCGGACGACGCTCGCCGCGGACGGCGCGGGCATCGGCGCCTCCGACCCCACGACCGGCGGCGGTGGTGCGTGCGTCACGCCGACGGTCCACCGCAGTCCGTCCGCGGACCACGCCTCGTCCGGCGCGCTCGCCGACGGCACCTCGACCCAGAAGTCGAACACCAGGCCCCCATCGACCATGCGCGGCTTCGCGTCGAGCAGCGCGCCGAGCGACCGCAGGCGCGCGCGCACGGCGTCCACGCCGATGCCGCGCTGGGCGAGATCGACGCTCGGCACGAACTCGAAGTGGTACACGGTGCCGTCGACGTCGCCATCGACCGGCTCATCGATGCCGGGCGGCCGAGGCTCGTCGGTCGGGGCGCGTGCGAGCGGCGCGATCCGCGCGAGCGCGGCGACGGCCGCGGTCACGTCCGGCACGCCCGCTCCGGTGCGGCGCGCGGCGATGCACTGCTCGAGCAGCTCCGCCCCCGCGAACAGCGCGTCCACGAACCCCGGCGCCGGCGGCGACGCACCGTGCTCCGCGGAGCGCAGGGCGCCCTCGAGCGCGTGCGCGACGCGCTCCGCGCTAACGTCGCCGACCATGCCGGAGAGGCCCTTCAGCGTGTGCAGGCTCCGGAACAGGTCGCGCAGGATCCGCGGATCCGGCGCGTGCGCCGGCGCGGTCGCCTCGAGGTCGAGCAGGGAGCGCCTAACGACCGCGAGGTGCTCGTCGCACTCGGCGTAGTAGTCCTCGATGAACTGATCGAAGAACGCGCCGCCGGTCACGCGCGGCTACCCGCGTCCAGCAGCGCGCGGATCTCGGGCGCGAACGTGGCCGGCTGGAACGGCTTCGTGAGATAGCGCGTCGCGCCCTCGCGCAGGGCGCTGGCGCGGCTCTCGTCGTCACCGCGCGTCGTGACGACGACCACCGGCAGCGCGCGGAAGCGCTCGTTCGTGCGCATGAAGCGCAGCACCTCGAGCCCGTGCACGTCCGGCATGTTCAGGTCGAGCACCACGAGGTCGACCGGCACGAGCGCCAGCCGCTCGATGGCCTCGAGCCCGCTCGCGGCCTGGTCGAACGTGACGTCGCCGAGCTCCCGCAGCGACGCCATGATCATGCGCCGCATGGTGGGCGAGTCGTCCACGACCAGGATCGTTCGCATGCGGGCATGGACGGCGACGGGGAGAAACGGACGAAGCTGTCGCCACAAGCTACAGCGCGCCCCTACCCGCGACTACCGGTGCCCCGCTCTCCCTCCGGCGCGGCGCGAGCGGCTCAGCGCCGCACGCCGAAGCGCAGGCGGAGGTAGCTCGCCCCCTCGACGCGCCGCGCCGTCGCGAACGAGCCTGAGTCGCTCGCCGCCAGGCGCTCGGAGATCGCGTACTGCAGCACGATCGCCCCGACCGAGTCCTGCGGCAGCACGTTCGGGTTGGCCACGAACCGGCTCGGGCCGTCGCAGCAGAGCGGCAGCGGCGCCGCCACGTCGAACCGGGTCCGCGTTCCCACGCGCAGGACCGCGCGCCGCTGCGGGTCGACGTCCAGGGTGAGGGGCACCCACTTCGCCCCCGACGGCAGTGGGGCCTCGGCGAGGACCTGCGGGTCCGACCCGACGCGCTCCAGCGCGACGTACGTCTCGCCGGCGCGCGGCGTCGTGACGCGGAAGGCCCACGGCAGGAACCCGCCGGGGTGCGCGGGCGGCTGGTGCCACACCACGATGTCGTGCCCGACGCGATACGTCGCGCCGCCGGCCATCCAGCGGTCGCAGGCGGCGCCCGCCGCGAGCACGAGCAGCACGCGGAGCGCCGTCGTCGTGAGCGTGGAGTGTCTCATCCTCGCGCCTCCGTCACGAACGTCCACCGTCGTCGCGGAGGATCCCGCGACGGCAGCTCGTCGGCCGGATTCGACGCGGAATGGTCGAGCGCGCGGCGGCGCGCGGCGACCAGCTCGAGGATGAGGGCGCGGCGGTCCTCCGCGCTCAGCGGCTGATTATCGAGCAGTGCGAGGATGAGGCGCTCGCAGTCGGCGGCGGTGAGAATGATCATGCCGTCACGATGCGCGGGGCCCGTCACTGGCCCGTCAACAGGGCGTCACGCGGGCCCCCTCACGGCTGCTGGAAGCCGAGCGGCACCTCGGGGCTCATGAGCGAGGCGCCGCCGTCCGCGTCGGATGATCCACTCCGCGACGACGACGTTGATCACCCAGCCGGCGCCCATCATCACCGCACGCGGCAGCTCGCTCGGCTTGCCGTGCGCGAGCAGCGCCCACGGGAGGTGCGTCAGCACCTGCGTGCCGGCGCCCATGCCGATCGCGTAGGCGCGCGTCATCCACGCCCCGTGCGCCGCGAAGTCGCGGCGGCGCACCGCGTCGAGCGCGAGCACCATCGACGCCACCATGGCCGAGCCGAACACGAGGCGCTCGAGGTAGACGCCCACGCCGTCGCCGGCGGGCCACGGATAGAACTGCGCCATCCACAGCCCCGTGAGCGCGGCCACCAGCCCGCACACGCCGAGCACGCGCCCGGCCGCGCGGTGCCAGCCGCGATGCCGCCGACGGAAGGCGGGCGCGAACTGGAACGCGCCGAGGATGCTGAACGGGATCACGGCGAACACGTGGAGCACGACCGGCAGCGGGTGCGCGAAGAACCGCGCGTTCTCGACGGTGACGGCCGCACCGCGCGCCAGCTCGACGAGCCTGGCCGTGCCGGCCGCAGCCGGCACGAGGCTCAACACCACCAGCAGCGCCGGCACGCGCCACGCGGCGCGGTTGGAGACCGGCATGGCGCGCGCGCTCATCGCCGCACCAGGCGCAGCCCGGCCATCACGACGAGGTCGTTGCGCGCGTCCGCGGCGCCGGGACCGTTCAACGGCTTGAAGCCGGTCACGTAGTCGCGCGTCTCGAGGCGCAGCCGGATGCGGCGCACGCCGATCTCGCCGCCGACGGCGCCGTACGCCGCGACGTCGTGCCGCGCGTCGACGTCCAGGCTGCGATAGTCGTAGCTCCGCGCGCCCGCGCCGATGCCCGCGAACGGCGCGAACGTCACGCCGTGGCCCGCGATCCACCGCGGGGCGCGCGCTTCGGCGCCGACGTCATAGGTGAACACGTCGAGCTTCGGCTGCGAGGCGGCGGCGACGTCGCGGCTGCGCGCCCAGCCGACGGTGGCCGTCACGGCGAGCGTCGGGCGCACGACGTAGGAGAGCTGGACGGCGTTCATGTTGC carries:
- a CDS encoding HEAT repeat domain-containing protein; its protein translation is MSVATGSVGVFTTDLALVVRSWDAWLAAATGVDESEAYGRPLAELFPDLDARGHLARLRRVADSGVVQVLAPAFHEYLLACPPRTASARFARMQQHVTIAPLRDGETIVGVTVTVEDVTARRDRERELAEELRSPDDLVRLRAVRALDTEAAAPEPLAGALGDSSWRVRRAAAEGLARVPDDGVVDLLLSALRERHRDPGVLNAALTALARAHHDVVPPLVQLLDAAGSDAELRTYVILALGLLQDVRAVPVLIRALADVDANVRFHAIEALGRIRSRAAALPVAEVAESRDFSVAFAALDTLAAIGEPSVAPRLLPLLDDELLQPAVVDALARLGGEDAVAPLTALLDQPGSPTLAVAVALATLHARLDATGASTGGIAEFVRAVAPAGASRSLLGALPTAGEAERAAAVTVLGWLSVEGMETTLAALLAHPDACRAVVDVLVQRGAAAVDPLLDALTQDDDGVRKAAAAALGRIGSAAAVPALVALLDDAPEVAVVAAGALGSIGDRRAFEPLIARLDDPHAAVRQAAVGALHSLGHPESSARVVVLLADPSPRVREAAARMAGYFAFAACVEPLLSLRHDDDEAVRRAAVEQLVQFDDPRAREALGEALADDTPSTRAAAARALSHVAPADAVPGLLAALRDPDPWVRYYAARSAGRLRTDQALPELLRLAVGDDAPPVRIAAVDALGEIGSEDELRKLVPLAADPEPLVARAALLALGGSSDPATLAPLVAALDGDDRATAVAALDALVRRADPRAASAVASFARASDVPDVWTRALHALERMGGVDAIAALVGIAADPVRTAAAVEALAGVGERDAAWVARGLDDADVHVRCAVVEALGRSPHAAAAPLLAAALHDESPAVRTAAAHALAQRDLRSARTTDARSVSG
- a CDS encoding methyl-accepting chemotaxis protein; amino-acid sequence: MAFWTRDPQHPTGAANGGSPLGGPSSAPPVVTNDALRAAVILWQAGEAQARLVDGAVTGATEVAESLRQTAAQAESIATSGEELASSANEFAASIEEMTAGAASLAASVAETGASVEQTSRSIAAVAATATEMTTIATAVAGGMTEMAASVKSVTTDTEGLASSVAQIAASMEETTRSVEGVRGNADDLAAAAEQTSRSMASMASSVEQVTASAEHMTGLAEQVATSVEESARSVEGVARNAEAITRAAESAATSATQLDRSMRSVASLTAEATEISRRATRDAEEGGTAVQRSMEGMTRVRSAMVESASVVKEVGRRTADISSIVDTINLIAERTNLLSLNASIEAARAGEAGRGFAVVAEEIRNLADRSAKATADIASIIRGLQAVVQEAVSSTTEGQRVADESGRLAEEGAAGLKRIISGIEQSSARVAQIERATQEQLGATQNLVAVVSTATTQVRQVSVATAEQAGVLQGLVRTTGQMRVAAREVTQAMKDQERSSAEIVQAAQGSASLATQVRRAMVEQARAVVEASQAVESVRRVATNTSRALAEQSAAGEMVSREAERFRRTSERVSTAMAEQAAAVGQIAQAAQDMRRQSEQTTKGLAEQGRAAADIASATHNVSKQIGLIVRANREQSDAAAASLETLHELRRLSDRAAESIGETGVRQLADRARAGGPPDGPPTARR
- a CDS encoding chemotaxis protein CheW, with the translated sequence MTIHPSGSESYVLFELAGATYALRSDDVLQLEMAGTPTPVPNAPAYVDGVVSVRGQVIPAVSLRARFGFPRVAHDLRSRLVVVHAQGRTVGLLVDSAREFASIDPELVKPLPEGIAGTTGRYLRGIAQQGDRLMLIVDVTELLAVDIEPTDAPAADDAAST
- a CDS encoding chemotaxis protein CheA, whose amino-acid sequence is MTGGAFFDQFIEDYYAECDEHLAVVRRSLLDLEATAPAHAPDPRILRDLFRSLHTLKGLSGMVGDVSAERVAHALEGALRSAEHGASPPAPGFVDALFAGAELLEQCIAARRTGAGVPDVTAAVAALARIAPLARAPTDEPRPPGIDEPVDGDVDGTVYHFEFVPSVDLAQRGIGVDAVRARLRSLGALLDAKPRMVDGGLVFDFWVEVPSASAPDEAWSADGLRWTVGVTHAPPPPVVGSEAPMPAPSAASVVRVDLARLDGVMRLVGELVVSRSRLDDVLRQAAGGDLASVRDALEETNAVMERQLRRLRESVTRIRLVPVGEVFERLRFAARDAIRESGKRVALEFHGQSTEIDKVVVDRMLEPLLHLVRNAVSHGIEPPEERRARGKPPEGRLTLRAAAAGDRIRIEVEDDGAGIDVERVAARAHARGLLAAGETLSSDRLLDVLCAPGFSTRDEADMTSGRGVGMDVVRSAVRALSGELTLESTPGRGTRFAVDLPLTLMILDALLVEIGGQQMAVPQPALREILRVERTSIVPFENNDVIAYRGGVLPIVSLSRLFGLHDARGTDVYVLVVGSDAVPMGLTVDRLLGLREIVVQSVTDPLVSVPGVAGATELGDGRVSLILDAAALLREAEARRAHRPRERRLVS
- a CDS encoding response regulator — its product is MRTILVVDDSPTMRRMIMASLRELGDVTFDQAASGLEAIERLALVPVDLVVLDLNMPDVHGLEVLRFMRTNERFRALPVVVVTTRGDDESRASALREGATRYLTKPFQPATFAPEIRALLDAGSRA
- a CDS encoding DUF2306 domain-containing protein encodes the protein MSARAMPVSNRAAWRVPALLVVLSLVPAAAGTARLVELARGAAVTVENARFFAHPLPVVLHVFAVIPFSILGAFQFAPAFRRRHRGWHRAAGRVLGVCGLVAALTGLWMAQFYPWPAGDGVGVYLERLVFGSAMVASMVLALDAVRRRDFAAHGAWMTRAYAIGMGAGTQVLTHLPWALLAHGKPSELPRAVMMGAGWVINVVVAEWIIRRGRRRLAHEPRGAARLPAAVRGPA